In the Mesoplodon densirostris isolate mMesDen1 chromosome 11, mMesDen1 primary haplotype, whole genome shotgun sequence genome, ACTTATCAACTCTCCATAACTAAAAAATCTTAACAGCTATCACTAATGATAATGTGAGGTTCACCAGAAGTCGGGAATGCCAAGATATATCTGCATTCCCATATTCATCGCAGCACTAGTCACAATAGTcgagaaatggaaacaacacagatgtccatcgatggatgaagaaaatgtagtCTATTCCTAcgagggaatattactcagccttaagaaggaaatcctgggcctccctggtggcgcaagtggttgagagtccgcctgccgatgcaggggatacgggttcgtgccccggtctgggaggatcccatatgccgcggagcggctgggcccgtgagccatggccgctgagcctgcgcatccggagcctgcgcgtccggagcctgtgctccgcaacgggggaggccacaacagtgagaggcccgcataccgcaaaaaaaaaaaaaaaaaaaagaaggaaatcctgccatgggtaacagcatggatgaaacttgaagataattatgctcagtgaaataagccaatgaCAAAgggcaaatactgcatgattccacctatatgagATATAAAAAGTAGtcaaactcagagaaacagaaagtagaaaagcagtagctgggggaggggaaatgggttGTTGTTCAATGGGTACacagtttcagttatacaagacGAATAAATTCTAGACATCTGCTGTACACCAGAGTgcttatagtcaacaatactgaatggtacacttAAAAACTTGTTAAAAGGGTAGACCTCACgctaagtgttcttaccacaaagaaaaaagggacataagaaaacttttggaggtgatggatatatcTATTACCCTAATTGTGGATGGTTTtactcatatatacatatgtctcaactcatcaaattgtatacactAATTATATGCAGCTTTTTGCATATTAATAATACCTCAAtagaactgtttttaaaataataaaattaaatttaaaaaatttttaggatTCTGGAATGCCTtctagataaaattaaaattattctttggaattttttcttttcctcatacaTAATAtaccaaattaaaatattattaatcctTCAAAGTATGTTtacgattttttaaaataaatttatttatttttggctgtgttgggccttcgttgctacacttgggttttctctagttgcagcgagcggaggctactcttcattgcagtgcgtgggcttctcactgtggtggcttctcttgttgcggagcacgggctctaggtgtacaggcttcagtagttgtggcacgcaggctcagtagctgtggttggcgggctctagagcacaggctcagtagttgcggcatgcgggcttagttgctctgtggcatgtgggatcttcccagaccagggctcgaacccatgtcccctgcattggcaggaggatttttttttttttttttttttttttttttttttttgcggtatgcgggcctctcactgttgtggcctcccccgttgcggagcacaggctccggacgcgcaggctccggacgcgcaggctccggacgcgcaggctcagcggccatggctcacgggcccagccgctccgcggcatatgggatcctcccagaccggggcacgaacccgtatcccctgcatcggcaggcggactctcaaccacttgcgccaccagggaggcctggcaggaggattcttaaccactgtaccaccagggaagtccctgtttgattattatagaaaagaaaaattgaaaacagtctAACAGTATAATAAAGAAAGCATTTAAATTGTTACAAATATAATGCAATAACACAACCACTAACAGACCTGTCTGTGAAGAGTGTTTAAGACTATGGAAAAATGGCCACAGAAGTGAAAAAAACAAGATGTGAACCTTTCTGCAGTATGATAACCAATTTTTTTACAGGTAGCGAAAAGTAAagctaaagaaacaaaacaataaaatattattaattcttCAATAATAGAGACAGTACATTTCTAGTAACTACCACACCTAAATGATATCAAATAAGCAAAGTTTCTTTGTAAACGCTAAATACATATTTAGTAGTTGTTGATTAACCAGGGTGATTCATTGCATCTTATGCATGATAACAGAGTTTACTGTATGAGATTTAATATTATTATctcttggtttttggttttttttttttttttttttgcggtacgcaggcttctcactgctgtggcctctcccgtcgcggagcacaggctccggacgcgcaggctcagcggccatggctcacgggcccagccgctccgtggcatgtgggatctacccagaccggtgcacgaacccatgtcccctgcatcggcaggcggactctcaaccactgcgccaccagggaagccccccttggaTGTTTTTAATAGTATCATCACACAGAGTCGTACAAACATCAACACTCCGGCAGATCTTGCTGATGTATTGGAGGGAGTATATATTGATCACAAATAGACCAAATATCTGAAGTCAATGCAgaatggaaacacacacacatacagttatCTTTACAACAGCATCCAAATGAAAGGCCTTGTGCCCATTTTAgcctaagtatatttttactgatAGTCTCCATATTTTATGTCAGCAACAAAGCTGGAGAGCCTGATTTTCCCACAGGTCCAAAACAATCCAAATTTTCAGGGGCACTAATATACTATTTCACCTTCTGGgagcagaaagaaagcaagaactgCCATTGACTTTTGGGAAATATAGGGCTCTACTAATCCAAACATGACTCCTGGGTTCTCAATCCTATGTTTGAAATAAGCAAACCCAAATACCCATACTACACCTAAGAGGCACAAATTAAAAGTTATCTAGCACACCTGGATCCCTAGCATATAACATAACCCTGTATTAAGCCTCAAAGCTTTTGGAAAGGGAAAAAGTAATGGAAAATTGTTCCATCTTTCATTCAAGATTTCCTCCATACATACCTATATTTCGCCAAAACGTTGAAAAGATCTCCTCTTGTTTATGACATCCCTTCTTTCTTGTAGCGAGTAAGTCCAGTCCCTTTTCTTGCTGAAGGGTTTTAGTTTTTAGAGTATCATATTCTAAACTCTTATTTATCAAAAGTTGCTCCTTTAAGTAGCTCTCATTTTGCATAACATGGTACTTCTGACTGAGGTTCCGTAGAATTTCCTCCTGTTGATGTTTTTCTTGAATATactgaaaaactaaaattaatagtatagacacaatttttaaagtactcATAATGCTTAAATGTTGAACTTTaggacaggagaaaaaaaaatctcactttgACAACCAACCCATTTCATTCCTTTAATTAGTAGTTTTACATTTAGAAAGTAACACCTCAATAACTTGACCATATAAATTGAAACATCAAATTTCTCACTATAAGCCACCTAAGTGTAGAATAAATAAAGCATGATTTCTGAATAAAATTATGAGGGTAAAATCTAACCATTCAGTTCAGTTTCTAAGTTAGCACAACATTTACAAATAGGTACCAAAGGACAAATCAGTCAACATTTAGCAACACATCTGAGTATGAAAATCTGCACTAAGCAACATGAAGAAAAGCACCATTATCATTGGAGCAGATGGAATATCCATAGGAGAAAAGTGAGGAAGATCCAAATTAGTAATTTTGTCTGAGTGCAACAGGTTGGTAATTTTCCCTAAAGATGTCAAGGAActcaaataaaagataaaaggtTGAATTCAAGATCATCTAACATCCATGCATAGAATCACTCCTTTTACTAAATCAtttctttattgtatatttagaaaaaattaagAGTAAGTCATAATTTCTTTTGAACAGTTGTTTCTCAAAGAATGTGTATCTGAGATTCACAGGGATCTAAACTTAGAAGGTGGAATATAATAGTAGTTCCCCCTTATCCGTGGTTTCACTTTCCACAGTTTTAGTTACCCTGTCAACCGcaatctgaaaatattaaatggaaaattccagaaataagtaATTTATAAGCTTTAAATGCATgccattctgagtagtgtgatgaaatctcgTGCCATCCCTCTTGTCCTCCCCAGGAAAGGGAATCATTCCTTTGTCGAGCATATCCTGCCCTTGTCAGTCACTTAGTAGCCATTATCAGATGACTCTCGAGGTATGCAATGCTTGTACTCGAGTAacccttatttcacttaataatgGTCCAaaagcacaagagtagtgatgctggcaattcagatattctcttactgtgcctaaattataaattaaactttatcataggtatgtatgaataggaaaaaacatagtatatacagGGTTCAGTGCTATCTGCaatttcaggcatccactgggggtcttagaAAGTATCTCCCGTGGAAAAGGGGGTCTACTGTACTAAGTGCTGTATCAGAAGGAATGTTGCCATGTCTCATACAGACTGGGACAGCTCATTACAGCTTCAGAGATATTGGAAtaggtaaataaaatgaaaatgacactGTGATTGTGTCTGGGGAAAAATCACTAAGAAAGAACCACCTGGAACATTCCCTGATTATAGCCATGGAATAACTGATGGAGCATGGTTAATACCTACTCAGTTAGTGGTTATTTCTATGACTAAGACTTGAAGGATGTATTTCAATTACTTACTCTTTATCCCCAACACTGTGGTTGTCATCAATAGAAGTAAACAGAGGGTCCCAAGCGTCACTGCAATGCCACACCAGGGCACTGAAGACTCtttaaataaagaaggaagaaaatgatcaTTAGGGTTAGAGCCTGACCCACTACTCATCTTAACCTGGACACCATGTGAAACACAGAAACAATCGTCTCTGAAAATTTTACAAAAGTACATTGTACaaactgttttaatttgcaatctAGTAATTATAGTTTTAAAGTTTCAGATTTCTGACTTACAGTCACCCATTTTAGAAATCCTACACACAAGAACAGTCTTgtaggatttttaaaatgcattcctTACAAAAGCACAGATGGCAATAAACACAATACACATGTGTGAGAATCCACACTGACATGCATACTTCTTGCTATGATCACAACCAAtaatgaagaggaaggaaaaagcagtcaATATTCTTGAGAAACTGGTAGCCAATAGTGGGTATTCTGAAGCTGCAAATGTGACTGGGGCCTATCCCTAAAGAACTTTCTAGAAATcgacttttccttctttctcttcaattttttttttctttctctagcagTGCCCCATTTTTCCTCCTACTTTTAAGGTCCTCTATATCTGAAAATTGTATCTCTGATGGACACTAcattaaaacagtaaaaaattaTTCTCAGTTTAGAGTTTGTGACACTATTCGAAGGTACAGAGAGAGAACGGAAACATTAGAATGCCCCTTTTGAtttgaacatttttgtttcttcattccattaagttttggtaaatatttaagaCACCTGAAATACCTTTTGTCTAAATAAAAACATTGTTTCTAacgcatatttttcatttctccaaCATTCCGTAAGACTTTTATTTCTCTAGGATctgcaatgttttctttttttttaaggtttttttttaattaattaattaatttaggctgtatgggctctctccagttgcagcaagcgggaacCATTCCTcctcgcggtgcgcgggcttctcactgcggtggcctctctctttgcagagcacgggctccaggcgcccaggcttcaggagttgtggctcacaggctccagagcgcaggcccagcagctgtggcgcatatgcccagttgctctgcggcatgtgggatcctcccggaccagggatcgaacctgtgtcccctgcactggcaggtggattctcaaccactgcgccacccgggaagcccctgcAATGTTTCTTGAGACTCTAGTCTGTCCTTTACTTTTAAAATCCTCATGAGGGaattccatggcagtccagtggttaggactccacgtttccactgctgggggcccaggttccatccctggtcggggaactaaggtccagCAAGCCTTTTGGtccggcaaaaaaaaaaaaaaaagtcctcataaATTTCTCTTGACCAAATTTGAATGAAAACAttctactgggacttccctggtggcgcagtggttaagaatccacctgccaatgcaggggacacgggttcgagccctggtccgggaagatcccacatgccgtggagcaactaagctcgtgcgccacaactactgagcctgcactctagagcccgcgagccacaactactgaagcccaagagccacaactactgaagcccacgtgcctagatcccgtgctctgcaacaagagaagccaccgcaatgagaagccctcgcaccgcaacaaagagtagcccccgctcgctgaaactagagaaagattgcacacagcaacgaagacccaacatagccaaaaataaaaatttattttttaaataaattctattatcttctcaaatttaaaagaattaatttctccattctcacaaaattaaaaacaaaaaaggtattaAAGACCATTATGGTTTCATATTACCGAGAACCTAGAATATAGATAGGAACTTATTATTTCTAATTCAGAAGTTTGACAAGTCATAAGCGATGGGTGAATCTAGACGCTTCAAACATCTACCTTTTCCTTCAGTCTTGCCAGGGCTTTGAGTACTACCAGGCCTTGATCTATTTTGTGACTCCGAAGGTGACTGAAGAAATCTCAGGATGGAATAAGTCACTTCTTGTTCACTCATCTATAAAGTAAAAAGAGGTGAGGTATGTGTTTTGCATTATAACTTTGTAACAGAATGATTTCTatccaaagaaaaattaaaaggt is a window encoding:
- the LOC132499124 gene encoding killer cell lectin-like receptor 2, whose translation is MSEQEVTYSILRFLQSPSESQNRSRPGSTQSPGKTEGKESSVPWCGIAVTLGTLCLLLLMTTTVLGIKIFQYIQEKHQQEEILRNLSQKYHVMQNESYLKEQLLINKSLEYDTLKTKTLQQEKGLDLLATRKKGCHKQEEIFSTFWRNIGKLSEGHWCCPGVNCYYFTTESKDWKGCKQTCQRYNSSLLKIDDEDELTFLQSQTWQSSYWIGLSFNERESKWKWIDNGISSGLNLAIMTSSGRGECAFLTSTRIANIDCSNTYNCICEKRIDCFK